A genomic window from Lotus japonicus ecotype B-129 chromosome 1, LjGifu_v1.2 includes:
- the LOC130745093 gene encoding uncharacterized protein LOC130745093 translates to MFKKFSGEEVSAQNQVKASVQRRIRQSIAEEYPGLEPVLDDILPKKSPLIVAKCQNHLNLVLVNNVPLFFSIRDGPYMPTLRLLHQYPDIMKKLQVDRGAIRFVLAGANIMCPGLTSPGGVLDEEVGAECPVAIMAEGKQHALAIGFTKMSAKDIKAINKGIGVDNLHYLNDGLWKMEQLD, encoded by the exons ATGTTCAAAAA attTTCAGGTGAAGAGGTTTCTGCGCAGAATCAAGTGAAGGCGTCTGTTCAACGAAGAATACGGCAAAGCATCGCGGAAGAG TACCCAGGTCTTGAACCAGTGTTGGATGATATACTCCCTAAGAAGTCTCCTCTTATAGTTGCTAAATG TCAGAACCATCTCAATCTTGTTCTGGTGAACAATGTGCCTTTGTTTTTCAGTATCCGGGATGGACCATACATGCCCACGTTGCGACTTCTCCATCAAT ATCCAGATATAATGAAGAAATTACAAGTTGACCGTGGTGCAATAAGATTTGTCTTGGCTGGTGCAAACATAATGTGTCCTGGTCTTACATCTCCTGGAGGTGTTTTGGATGAGGAAGTGGGGGCAGAATGTCCTGTG GCCATCATGGCTGAAGGAAAACAGCATGCTCTTGCTATTGGCTTTACGAAAATGTCAGCAAAAGACAT AAAAGCAATCAACAAGGGAATTGGGGTCGACAACTTGCATTATCTCAATGATGGTCTTTGGAAG ATGGAGCAACTTGATTGA
- the LOC130745102 gene encoding U-box domain-containing protein 44-like: MENAKSRIAMAEALHMEQIIGGVQKSNSINSAQEKESRYLEKRNSLGRTPLMPLQSFYCPISYDIMVDPVETSSGRTYERSAIERWFSEGKSHCPLTMLPVDTSILRPNKNLRESIQEWKDRNTIITIATIKSKLETNEEDGVLQSLDELQDLCLEREVHREWLKIENYTAVLIGLLGCRNCEIRKRVLLILSLLAKDNAENKEDIAKVDTALGSIVRSLARQIEERKLALELLLELSKSDTVCDLIGNIQGSILLLVTMLNSEDVEAAKNAQEVLDNLSFLDQNVIEMAKANYLKPILRKLSTGPENIKIVMAETLSEIPLTDQNKLSLVKDGALQPLLQLLVNNDLEIKNVAVKALLQLSSLPENGLHMLKEGVAQPLLELLYHHSFQSTTLLEQVVATIMHLAISTTHQEAVAGQVSFLASDEDTFKFFSLISLTEPEIQNKILKAFQALCQSFSGFSIRNRLRQISAAKVLVRLVELNTQTVRVNALKLFYCLTEDGDSSNFSSHITKTFIEILVNIIEASDDAEEMVTAIGIMAKLPQESHITQWLLDCGALQTMLTCLTDQHKHLSHKKQVIENSVEALCRFTVSTNLEWQKSVAEKGIIPLLVQSLVSGPPISKRNAAISIKQFSESSFGLSKPIKKPGIFKRCLVALETGCPAHLGTCTVESSFCILEANALEPLVRMLAEEDVGTCEASLDALLTLLDGEAPNSGSKVLSDANAITPMIKLLGIPATRLQEKVLVGLERIFQQDEVKNNYKSLATMPLVDITQSKDSRLRSLAAKGLAQLGVLDKQSSYF; this comes from the exons ATGGAAAATGCCAAGTCTAGGATAGCTATGGCAGAAGCTCTACACATGGAGCAGATAATTGGAGGGGTTCAGAAGTCTAATTCCATAAATTCAGCACAAGAGAAGGAAAGTAGGTATTTGGAAAAGAGAAATTCATTGGGAAGGACACCATTGATGCCTCTTCAGTCGTTTTACTGTCCAATCTCTTACGATATTATGGTGGATCCTGTGGAGACTTCCTCTGGCAGGACATATGAAAGAAGTGCAATAGAGAGGTGGTTTTCTGAAGGGAAATCTCACTGTCCCTTAACCATGTTGCCTGTTGATACTTCAATCCTGAGGCCTAATAAGAATCTGAGAGAGTCTATTCAAGAATGGAAAGACAGGAACACAATCATTACCATTGCTACTATCAAATCCAAACTTGAAacaaatgaagaagatggagtgCTTCAATCGTTAGATGAATTGCAGGACCTGTGCTTAGAAAGAGAGGTGCATCGAGAATGGTTAAAAATCGAGAATTACACTGCTGTTCTTATTGGCCTTCTTGGTTGTAGAAACTGTGAAATAAGGAAGCGTGTTCTGCTCATCCTGTCTTTGCTTGCAAAGGATAACGCAGAGAACAAG GAGGATATTGCTAAAGTGGATACTGCACTTGGATCAATTGTTCGCTCACTTGCGCGTCAAATTGAGGAAAGGAAGCTGGCCCTGGAGTTGCTGTTGGAGTTATCTAAAAGTGACACGGTGTGCGATCTCATAGGAAACATTCAAGGAAGCATACTTCTCTTGGTAACAATGTTAAATAGTGAGGATGTTGAAGCAGCAAAAAATGCACAGGAGGTGCTAGATAACCTCTCCTTCCTTGATCAGAATGTTATAGAGATGGCAAAGGCAAATTATCTTAAGCCTATACTGCGCAAACTTTCTACAG GACCAGAAAACATCAAGATAGTCATGGCTGAAACTTTGTCAGAAATTCCATTGACTGACCAGAATAAATTGTCCTTAGTCAAAGATGGGGCACTGCAGCCTCTTCTTCAGCTGCTCGTAAATAACGATCTTGAAATCAAGAACGTGGCTGTCAAAGCTCTACTTCAGCTCTCAAGCTTACCAGAGAATGGCCTGCATATGCTTAAGGAAGGTGTTGCTCAACCACTATTGGAATTGCTATACCATCACAGTTTTCAGTCAACTACTCTGCTAGAACAGGTTGTTGCCACAATAATGCATCTTGCCATATCAACCACACACCAAGAAGCTGTTGCGGGACAGGTTTCATTCTTAGCTTCTGATGAAGACACATTCAAATTCTTCTCTCTAATTTCTTTGACGGAACCTGAGATACAGAACAAGATTCTCAAAGCTTTCCAGGCACTGTGCCAATCTTTCTCCGGCTTCTCGATCAGAAACAGGTTGAGACAG ATCTCAGCTGCTAAAGTATTGGTCCGCTTGGTAGAGCTTAATACCCAAACTGTGCGGGTCAATGCCTTGAAGCTTTTCTATTGCTTGACTGAAGACGGTGACTCCAGCAACTTCTCATCACATATAACCAAAACATTCATTGAAATCTTGGTCAACATCATTGAGGCTTCTGATGATGCAGAAGAGATGGTTACTGCTATTGGTATCATGGCTAAACTACCGCAGGAGTCTCACATAACACAGTGGCTTCTAGATTGTGGAGCACTTCAAACCATGTTGACTTGTCTTACTGATCAACACAAGCATCTCTCACACAAAAAGCAAGTTATTGAGAATTCTGTTGAAGCTCTTTGTCGTTTCACTGTCTCCACAAATCTGGAGTGGCAGAAGAGTGTGGCTGAAAAGGGAATAATCCCATTGCTGGTGCAATCTCTGGTTTCTGGGCCTCCTATTTCAAAACGAAATGCAGCAATTTCAAtcaaacagttttcagaaagtTCATTTGGCCTGAGCAAGCCAATAAAGAAGCCGGGCATCTTCAAACGCTGCCTTGTTGCCCTCGAAACCGGTTGTCCAGCACACCTAGGCACCTGCACTGTTGAGTCATCATTCTGCATTTTGGAAGCTAATGCCTTGGAGCCCCTCGTGCGGATGCTTGCAGAGGAAGATGTTGGAACATGTGAAGCTTCCTTAGATGCATTATTGACTTTGCTTGATGGTGAAGCACCAAACAGTGGAAGTAAAGTACTTTCAGATGCAAATGCTATCACACCAATGATAAAACTATTGGGTATTCCTGCTACAAGGTTGCAGGAAAAAGTTCTGGTGGGTTTAGAAAGAATTTTCCAACAAGATGAAGTGAAAAATAATTACAAATCTTTGGCCACAATGCCCTTGGTAGACATAACTCAGAGTAAAGATAGCCGATTGAGAAGTCTTGCTGCCAAGGGTCTTGCTCAATTGGGTGTACTTGATAAACAGTCTTCTTATTTTTAG
- the LOC130745086 gene encoding oligopeptide transporter 6-like — protein sequence MASRFEMEGSKTTEEVNREHEEEEEEEIEEESPVKQVELTVPKTDDPSLHILTFRMWFLGVVSCVLLSFVNQFFWYRTEPLTVTSISAQIAVVPIGHFMARTLPTRVFFQGSRFEFSLNRGPFNVKEHVLITIFANSGAGSVYATHILTAVKLIYRRKLDFLPAILLMLTTQVLGFGWAGLFRKFLVEPGEMWWPSNLVQVSLFRALHEKDKRLKGGTTRTQFFVLVLISAMAYYVLPGYLFQMLTSFSWVCWFAPKSILVQQLGSGMKGLGIGALGFDWSVISSYLGSPLASPWFATANVAVGFFMVMYVMTPLAYWTNTYDAKTFPIFSSKLFMGNGSEYKIDSIVDSNFHLDREAYSKSGTLHLSTFFAMTYGLGFAALSATIVHVLLFHGREIWMQSKRAFGDNKKIDIHTRLMRRYKSVPQWWFHIILVLNIALILFICEYFNESLQLPWWGVLLACAIAIAFTLPIGIIAATTNQQPGLNIITEYIIGYMYPERPVANMCFKVYGYISMAQALTFLGDFKLGHYMKIPPRTMFMAQVVGTIISVVVYTGTAWWLMGTIPDLCDASKLPTDSPWLCPMDNVFYDASVIWGLLGPRRIFGDQGVYGKVNYFFLGGAIAPLLVWLAHKAFPDKEWLRLIHMPIMLGATSMMPPATAVNYTSWLLVAFLSGYVIFRYKQQWWTRYNYVMSGGLDAGTAFMTILLFLTLNGISIDWWGNGNVDGCPLARCPTAKGVAVASCPVQ from the exons ATGGCTTCAAGGTTTGAGATGGAAGGAAGCAAGACGACAGAGGAGGTGAATAGAGagcatgaagaagaagaagaagaagaaatagaagAAGAGAGCCCTGTGAAACAAGTGGAACTCACAGTGCCGAAAACCGATGACCCCAGTTTGCACATTCTTACATTCAGAATGTGGTTTCTGGGTGTTGTATCTTGTGTGTTGCTTTCCTTTGTGAACCAATTCTTTTGGTACAGAACTGAGCCTTTGACAGTGACATCAATTTCTGCCCAGATTGCTGTGGTTCCAATTGGCCATTTCATGGCGAGGACATTGCCGACTCGCGTGTTTTTCCAGGGATCGCGCTTCGAATTCTCGCTCAATAGAGGGCCATTCAATGTTAAGGAGCATGTTCTCATAACAATCTTTGCAAATTCTGGTGCTGGAAGTGTCTACGCTACGCATATTTTGACTGCAGTGAAGCTCATTTACAGAAGAAAACTCGATTTCCTCCCCGCAATATTGCTCATGCTCACCACTCAG GTGTTGGGATTTGGCTGGGCAGGACTGTTTAGGAAATTTCTGGTTGAGCCAGGGGAGATGTGGTGGCCTTCTAATCTAGTACAGGTCTCATTATTCAG GGCTCTACACGAGAAAGACAAGAGACTGAAAGGAGGCACAACCCGCACTCAGTTCTTCGTCCTTGTCTTGATCTCTGCCATGGCATACTATGTGTTGCCTGGCTACTTGTTTCAAATGCTGACATCTTTCTCTTGGGTATGTTGGTTTGCTCCCAAGTCTATCCTAGTCCAACAACTTGGTTCTGGCATGAAGGGTCTTGGCATTGGTGCACTTGGATTTGATTGGTCTGTGATATCTTCGTACCTTGGTAGTCCACTAGCTAGTCCATGGTTCGCCACTGCAAatgttgctgttggattttttATGGTCATGTATGTGATGACACCACTTGCTTACTGGACAAATACTTATGATGCCAAGACGTTTCCAATATTTTCAAGTAAACTTTTTATGGGAAATGGTTCAGAGTATAAAATTGATTCTATTGTGGACTCCAATTTCCATCTTGATCGTGAGGCTTATTCAAAGAGCGGGACTTTACATCTCAGCACATTCTTTGCAATGACTTATGGCCTTGGATTCGCGGCGCTTTCTGCTACGATAGTGCATGTTCTGCTCTTTCATGGAAG GGAAATATGGATGCAGAGCAAAAGGGCATTTGgagataataaaaaaattgacataCACACTAGACTTATGAGGAGGTACAAATCAGTCCCCCAGTGGTGGTTTCACATCATTCTAGTGTTGAACATAGCTCTGATTCTTTTTATCTGTGAGTACTTCAACGAATCACTTCAATTACCTTGGTGGGGTGTGTTGCTAGCTTGTGCAATTGCCATTGCCTTCACTCTTCCAATCGGTATTATAGCAGCCACTACAAATCAG CAACCAGGTTTAAACATTATAACAGAATACATCATTGGTTACATGTATCCAGAGCGCCCTGTGGCTAACATGTGCTTTAAGGTGTATGGTTACATTAGCATGGCTCAAGCACTAACATTCTTGGGAGACTTCAAGCTCGGTCACTATATGAAGATTCCACCAAGAACAATGTTCATGGCACAG GTGGTGGGAACAATCATATCAGTAGTTGTGTACACTGGAACTGCATGGTGGTTGATGGGGACAATCCCTGACCTTTGTGATGCTTCAAAATTACCAACTGATAGCCCTTGGCTATGCCCAATGGACAACGTCTTCTATGATGCATCTGTTATCTGGGGTCTTCTAGGACCACGAAGGATATTTGGAGACCAAGGTGTATATGGCAAAGTGAATTACTTCTTCCTTGGTGGAGCCATTGCTCCTCTTCTAGTTTGGCTTGCTCACAAGGCCTTCCCAGATAAAGAATGGTTACGCCTGATTCACATGCCTATCATGCTTGGTGCTACATCAATGATGCCCCCTGCCACTGCAGTTAACTACACTAGTTGGTTACTCGTCGCGTTTCTCTCAGGGTATGTGATATTTAGGTACAAACAACAATGGTGGACGCGCTACAATTATGTTATGTCTGGTGGTCTTGATGCTGGAACTGCCTTTATGACAATCTTGCTGTTTCTTACACTCAATGGCATTAGTATTGACTGGTGGGGAAATGGTAATGTAGATGGGTGCCCCTTGGCTCGTTGTCCTACTGCAAAGGGCGTTGCAGTTGCAAGTTGCCCTGTGCAATGA
- the LOC130745068 gene encoding uncharacterized protein LOC130745068, which translates to MFSLQPQLPRWWWLLSRRCHMGCGWLHHRAVFQLLGLLNRSFSSASNESSAARPPPPPPPPQALFIPTRSTSNPTFSRSYLNCTTIMVLLVTLEKLPSRRGECCLCFLQQLSFMNSQCQYDHHI; encoded by the exons ATGTTCTCTCTTCAGCCGCAGCTTCCTCGCTGGTGGTGGTTGCTATCGCGGCGGTGTCACATGGGTTGTGGCTGGCTTCACCACCGCGCCGTGTTCCAGCTTCTGGGCCTCCTCAACCGAAGTTTCTCCTCCGCCTCAAACGAATCATCTGCTGCAAGGCCCCCTCCCCCTCCCCCGCCGCCGCAAGCCTTGTTTATTCCGACCAGAAGCACTTCAAATCCAA CTTTCTCTAGATCCTACTTGAATTGCACAACTATCATGGTTTTGTTAGTTACCTTGGAGAAGCTGCCTTCCAGAAGGGGTGAATGTTGTTTGTGCTTTTTGCAG CAATTGTCCTTTATGAACTCACAGTGTCAGTATGATCACCATATCTGA